A single region of the Streptomyces vilmorinianum genome encodes:
- the tpg gene encoding telomere-protecting terminal protein Tpg has product MSMFGDGLDQAVQKAFTRPIPKSAGAQMRYLVKQLKGTKAVAQMLRVSQRTVERYVKDQIKKPRPDLAARLENEVKRRWQPQIRAKARQKAAATDGIVIDTRARIGYTAPIGSTDEDRIRHLTVALPPRYAARLFAAQEQGATDQELQDITAEGLKEVYFQDSGRRAGSLEEVRFTDIQHLEFDL; this is encoded by the coding sequence ATGAGCATGTTCGGTGACGGCCTGGACCAGGCGGTGCAAAAGGCGTTCACCCGCCCCATCCCGAAGTCGGCAGGGGCGCAGATGCGCTACCTCGTCAAGCAGCTCAAGGGCACGAAGGCCGTCGCCCAGATGCTCCGGGTGTCCCAGCGCACCGTCGAGCGGTACGTGAAGGACCAGATCAAGAAGCCCCGCCCCGACCTCGCCGCCCGGCTGGAGAACGAGGTCAAGCGGCGGTGGCAGCCACAGATCCGTGCCAAGGCCCGGCAGAAGGCGGCGGCCACCGACGGCATCGTCATCGACACCCGCGCGCGGATCGGCTACACCGCTCCGATCGGCTCCACCGACGAGGACCGGATCCGCCACCTCACGGTCGCCCTGCCGCCCCGGTACGCCGCCCGCCTCTTCGCCGCCCAGGAACAGGGCGCCACCGACCAGGAACTCCAGGACATCACCGCCGAAGGACTCAAGGAGGTGTACTTCCAGGACAGCGGCCGCCGCGCCGGCTCCCTGGAAGAGGTCCGCTTCACCGACATCCAGCACCTCGAGTTCGACCTGTAG
- a CDS encoding ATP-dependent endonuclease produces MDELRRFRLALAAWAAGGAGAGAAAAVARESASDVRKIVLVEGSSDQVALEVLAARFGRDLGAEGVSVVPLGGATNIGRFLDVCGPPGLGLPLAGLCDIGEERHFRRHLERVGLASGLTQAGLETLGFHVCVADLEDELIRALGAEGVQQVIDAQGEMRPFRTFQGQPAQRERPVEHQLRRFMGTHSGRKALYAQALVAHVDLERVPRPLEHLLTHV; encoded by the coding sequence GTGGACGAGTTGAGGCGATTCCGCCTGGCGCTGGCCGCATGGGCGGCCGGCGGAGCGGGGGCGGGTGCGGCGGCCGCGGTGGCGCGGGAGTCGGCCAGTGATGTGCGGAAGATCGTGCTCGTCGAGGGCAGCAGTGATCAGGTCGCGCTCGAAGTGCTGGCCGCGCGCTTCGGTCGCGACCTCGGTGCGGAGGGCGTCTCGGTGGTACCGCTCGGCGGTGCGACGAACATCGGGCGTTTTCTGGATGTGTGCGGTCCTCCTGGGCTCGGCCTCCCGCTGGCCGGTCTCTGTGACATCGGCGAGGAGCGGCATTTCCGGCGTCATCTGGAGCGGGTCGGGCTCGCGTCCGGTCTCACGCAGGCCGGGCTGGAGACGCTCGGGTTCCATGTGTGCGTCGCGGACCTGGAGGACGAGCTGATCCGCGCTCTCGGGGCCGAGGGGGTGCAGCAGGTGATCGACGCCCAGGGCGAGATGCGCCCCTTCCGCACTTTCCAGGGCCAGCCGGCGCAGCGGGAACGGCCCGTGGAGCACCAGTTGCGACGCTTCATGGGCACGCACAGCGGTCGTAAGGCGCTCTACGCGCAGGCGCTGGTCGCGCACGTTGACCTCGAGCGCGTGCCCCGGCCGCTGGAGCACCTTCTCACGCACGTCTGA
- a CDS encoding flavodoxin family protein: protein MTSIVDHRDSRTAGTRSFLFVLGSSRADGNTEILARAAAERLPADVPQRWVDLARLPLPDFQDGRHETAGWSAGENEETLRQATLEATDIVLASPLYWYTLSAQTKRYLDYWSGWLTAPGSDFKERMAGRTLWGVTVMAHREDSVAGGLETTLNHTAAYLGMRFGGLLCGSASRPGQVRDDEQALIRATTFFRREAPLARFPYEQG from the coding sequence GTGACCTCTATCGTCGATCACCGCGACAGTCGGACGGCGGGAACCCGCTCGTTCCTCTTCGTGCTCGGCAGCTCCCGCGCAGACGGCAATACGGAGATACTCGCGCGGGCGGCCGCCGAGCGGTTGCCGGCCGATGTCCCGCAGCGGTGGGTGGACCTGGCCCGGCTGCCGTTGCCGGACTTCCAGGACGGGCGGCACGAGACCGCCGGCTGGTCGGCCGGGGAGAACGAGGAGACGTTGCGTCAGGCGACCTTGGAGGCCACCGACATCGTCCTCGCCTCTCCGCTGTACTGGTACACCCTGTCCGCGCAGACCAAGCGCTACCTCGACTACTGGTCGGGCTGGCTGACGGCGCCGGGCTCGGACTTCAAGGAGCGGATGGCGGGCCGGACTCTGTGGGGCGTGACGGTGATGGCGCACCGCGAGGACAGCGTCGCCGGCGGACTGGAGACGACCCTCAACCACACGGCCGCGTATCTCGGGATGCGTTTCGGCGGGCTGCTGTGCGGCAGCGCTTCGCGTCCCGGTCAGGTGCGGGACGACGAGCAGGCGCTGATCCGCGCCACGACCTTCTTCCGGCGCGAGGCGCCGCTCGCGCGGTTCCCGTACGAGCAGGGCTGA
- a CDS encoding class I SAM-dependent methyltransferase has translation MDRVTDIPENLARAADPARVNDYDSFAEAYSAENENNLVNAYYERPGMLALAGDVAGRRILDAGCGSGSLSAALRDRGAVVTGIDASAGMLALARRRLGADAALHVVDLRDRLPFAAGAFDDVVASLVLHYLEDWGPTLAELRRVLRPGGRLIASVDHPFVAYTIQAPRPDYFATTSYGFDWTFNGQSVPMMFWRRPLHAMTDAFTTAGFRLSAISEPQPDPAARELFPDDFHALSTKTCFLFFVLEVPPSAAGSDDRPAGGS, from the coding sequence ATGGACCGAGTAACCGACATCCCCGAGAATCTCGCCCGGGCTGCCGATCCGGCCCGCGTGAATGACTACGACAGTTTCGCCGAGGCGTACTCGGCGGAGAACGAGAACAACCTCGTGAACGCGTACTACGAGCGGCCCGGGATGTTGGCCCTCGCCGGAGACGTGGCCGGCCGCCGGATTCTGGACGCGGGCTGTGGCTCGGGCTCTCTGTCCGCTGCACTGCGCGACCGCGGTGCGGTCGTCACCGGCATCGACGCCAGCGCCGGGATGCTGGCGTTGGCCAGGCGGCGACTCGGTGCCGACGCGGCCCTGCACGTGGTCGACCTGCGCGACCGTCTGCCGTTCGCCGCCGGTGCGTTCGACGACGTGGTCGCGTCGCTGGTGCTGCACTACCTGGAGGACTGGGGGCCGACGCTGGCCGAGTTGCGGCGGGTGCTCAGACCTGGCGGCCGTCTGATCGCGTCGGTGGACCACCCTTTCGTCGCCTACACGATCCAGGCTCCTCGGCCCGACTACTTCGCGACCACCAGCTATGGCTTCGACTGGACGTTCAACGGGCAGTCCGTCCCGATGATGTTCTGGCGCAGGCCGTTGCACGCGATGACTGATGCCTTCACCACCGCCGGCTTCCGCCTTTCCGCCATCAGCGAGCCGCAGCCCGACCCGGCCGCCCGCGAGCTGTTCCCCGACGACTTCCATGCCCTTTCGACCAAAACCTGCTTCCTCTTCTTCGTCCTCGAGGTACCGCCGTCGGCTGCGGGCTCGGACGACCGGCCAGCCGGCGGATCATGA
- a CDS encoding MBL fold metallo-hydrolase gives MKSQSPQNMMLGDVEIIRVVEWQGAFAPARDLVPESGTALWKDNEDWLAPDHWDPDSDGAVMALQTWALRSGGRTVLVDTGVGNGRERPGSPQFHHWQGDFLGCLARAGIHPEDVDVVVNTHLHADHVGWNTVGVEGEWVPTFPHAQYLIPAADDAYFGPDNAHDTGRHEDDRRVYEDSVAPVHRSGQSVLWDGFHRIDDHLTLDPAPGHTPGSCVLRLESEGDRAVFVGDVLHSPVQILAPTCNSCFCRDARAAASTRRRILERAAAERELIVPAHFGGAGFAEVRREGDGFTCHIREGRPVP, from the coding sequence ATGAAGAGTCAAAGCCCGCAGAACATGATGCTCGGAGACGTCGAGATCATCCGGGTCGTCGAGTGGCAGGGCGCGTTCGCGCCCGCCCGAGACCTCGTACCGGAATCCGGGACCGCACTGTGGAAGGACAACGAGGACTGGCTGGCACCCGACCACTGGGACCCGGACAGCGACGGGGCCGTCATGGCGCTCCAGACCTGGGCGCTGCGCAGCGGCGGACGGACGGTCCTGGTCGACACCGGAGTGGGCAACGGGCGCGAGCGGCCCGGCTCACCGCAGTTCCACCACTGGCAGGGCGACTTCCTCGGCTGCCTGGCACGCGCCGGCATCCACCCCGAAGACGTCGACGTCGTCGTCAACACCCACCTCCACGCCGACCACGTCGGCTGGAACACCGTCGGCGTCGAGGGGGAGTGGGTCCCCACCTTCCCCCACGCCCAATACCTCATCCCGGCCGCCGACGACGCCTACTTCGGCCCGGACAACGCCCACGACACCGGCCGCCACGAGGACGACCGCCGGGTCTACGAGGACAGCGTCGCGCCCGTCCACCGTTCCGGCCAATCCGTACTGTGGGACGGCTTCCACCGCATCGACGACCACCTCACCCTGGATCCCGCACCCGGCCACACCCCCGGCTCGTGCGTGCTGCGCCTCGAATCCGAAGGCGACCGAGCGGTATTCGTCGGCGACGTCCTGCACAGCCCCGTACAGATCCTCGCCCCGACCTGCAACAGCTGCTTCTGCCGGGACGCCCGAGCAGCGGCGTCCACCCGCCGCCGCATCCTCGAACGGGCCGCCGCTGAACGGGAACTGATCGTGCCCGCCCACTTCGGCGGCGCGGGCTTCGCGGAAGTACGGCGGGAGGGCGACGGATTCACGTGTCACATCCGGGAAGGCCGTCCGGTCCCTTAG
- a CDS encoding DUF6882 domain-containing protein, whose product MDDRSKQHDHSGWDAVVLAARERARSRQALMVERFGLSGDVRYDWSMDDAQITWSRHGKVFLVGRLTMIGSVSLAQQTWLWSWANESLPHAVLGDIERVRQFGEENDYPVLPWPGFNYHPELVAEARMVAASVLDAEGLWAESTDDVQLHFTVHDLVLADERR is encoded by the coding sequence GTGGACGACCGCTCGAAGCAGCATGACCACTCCGGCTGGGACGCGGTCGTGCTCGCAGCTCGGGAGCGTGCCCGCTCGCGGCAGGCACTGATGGTCGAGCGCTTCGGGCTGTCAGGGGACGTGCGGTACGACTGGTCGATGGACGACGCGCAGATCACGTGGTCGCGGCACGGAAAGGTGTTCCTCGTCGGCCGACTCACGATGATCGGCAGCGTCAGCCTTGCCCAGCAGACCTGGCTGTGGTCCTGGGCTAACGAATCACTGCCGCACGCCGTCTTGGGCGACATCGAGCGGGTGCGGCAGTTCGGCGAGGAGAACGACTACCCGGTCCTTCCTTGGCCGGGCTTCAATTACCACCCCGAACTCGTCGCAGAGGCACGGATGGTCGCGGCCTCTGTGCTCGACGCGGAGGGACTGTGGGCGGAGTCGACGGATGACGTGCAACTCCACTTCACGGTCCATGACCTGGTACTCGCTGACGAACGACGGTGA
- the tap gene encoding telomere-associated protein Tap: MSELFDAVDALVASRSALPPPEERKRLRQAHGLTLDEVAAALKVRRATVSGWESSKTRTEPRMPEREAYARLLEKLAQLYPAPTNTVTPAAQDTEPVPPTPAPETRTPSTGATSDTAIDTAIPIDSDSTQPHPAVTTASTDTVAAPAAVPRPARTTRPSPTSRRPGARQAAPASTPAGADPRFENGPLAVVDVTDDGEVLAYCVGGLVLDVPAKSLPTLVDWTLTEAKLGQPKLSGPGKDADPLLVLTEAALERYGLPVRLTEEERLAGRLPEGHKATKQLARADWKLTKRGFGPWARIYRPAQGSERSCVQLCIPSWDALDARHWADAAQLPPAELARLLGTYAERVMTPRGSTAVTGLELMTALHPPTRASEPGADGKRHSEHNPGSLGKDPVDPAPCEAPDGHPVLAGLPRFHRRTPAERLFEEAYDWARPLTDDECTRRHLVGIDVNMAFAAGANGLIVGLGAPTHVKNPVFDPKLPGSWLVDLSHVDLSRVKSGKEWVQLDSELLPSPFTPKGDRPEGPAWYATPTIAYAVELGYHVAPIEAYIRYENGRYLDGWYNRLRDAYIATMADLGVPADVSPEDFLKAMDGYRQRDPQLAIVVSAIKATVKGGIGKLRERPRGEGWKPGEPWRALARPTWRPDIRDAVISRTRVNMHRKIVKHAAFTGQYPVAILSDCAVYAADGESPLDFLPYREGKPLPGGFKLGVNPGLVKHEGTQTVLWGEGVREQFDAPELNLARYIKDGTVTNVDSGE, encoded by the coding sequence ATGTCCGAGTTGTTCGACGCGGTCGACGCGCTGGTCGCGTCCCGTTCCGCACTGCCGCCGCCGGAGGAGCGCAAGCGCCTGCGCCAGGCGCACGGTCTCACGCTGGACGAGGTGGCCGCAGCGCTGAAGGTGCGCCGCGCCACGGTGAGTGGCTGGGAGTCGAGCAAGACCAGGACGGAACCGCGGATGCCCGAGCGCGAGGCGTACGCACGGCTGCTGGAGAAGCTCGCGCAGCTCTACCCCGCCCCCACCAACACCGTCACGCCCGCCGCGCAGGACACGGAGCCGGTGCCACCCACCCCCGCCCCGGAGACGCGGACTCCGTCCACAGGCGCGACGTCCGACACTGCGATCGACACTGCGATCCCGATCGACTCGGACAGCACCCAGCCCCATCCCGCCGTCACCACCGCCTCCACCGACACCGTCGCCGCTCCGGCCGCCGTGCCGCGTCCAGCGCGCACCACCAGGCCGTCGCCGACGTCGCGTCGCCCAGGTGCGAGGCAGGCCGCCCCCGCGAGCACCCCCGCCGGCGCCGACCCGCGCTTCGAGAACGGCCCGCTCGCGGTCGTCGACGTCACCGACGACGGCGAGGTCCTCGCGTACTGCGTCGGCGGCCTGGTCCTGGACGTCCCGGCCAAGTCCCTCCCGACCCTGGTCGACTGGACCCTCACGGAGGCCAAGCTCGGGCAGCCGAAGCTGTCCGGGCCCGGCAAGGACGCCGACCCGTTGCTCGTACTCACCGAGGCCGCGCTCGAGCGCTACGGACTCCCAGTCCGCCTCACCGAGGAAGAGCGCCTCGCCGGGCGGCTGCCGGAGGGCCACAAGGCAACCAAGCAGCTGGCGCGCGCGGACTGGAAGCTCACGAAGAGAGGCTTCGGCCCGTGGGCGAGGATCTACCGCCCCGCGCAGGGATCGGAGCGCTCCTGCGTCCAGCTCTGCATCCCCTCGTGGGACGCGCTCGACGCCCGCCACTGGGCCGACGCCGCCCAGCTTCCGCCCGCGGAACTCGCGCGGCTGCTCGGCACGTACGCGGAGCGGGTGATGACCCCGCGCGGCTCGACCGCCGTGACCGGCCTGGAACTGATGACCGCCCTCCACCCGCCGACCCGCGCCTCCGAACCGGGCGCGGACGGCAAACGGCACTCCGAGCACAACCCCGGCTCGCTGGGGAAGGACCCGGTCGACCCCGCGCCGTGCGAGGCCCCGGACGGACACCCTGTCCTCGCCGGCCTCCCGCGCTTCCACAGGCGGACCCCCGCGGAGAGGCTCTTCGAGGAGGCGTACGACTGGGCGAGGCCGCTCACCGACGACGAATGCACCAGGCGGCACCTGGTCGGCATCGACGTCAACATGGCCTTCGCCGCCGGCGCCAACGGACTGATCGTCGGCCTCGGCGCACCCACCCACGTCAAGAACCCCGTCTTCGACCCCAAGCTCCCCGGCTCCTGGCTCGTCGACCTGTCCCACGTCGACCTGTCCCGGGTGAAGTCCGGCAAGGAGTGGGTCCAGCTGGACAGCGAGCTGCTGCCCAGCCCGTTCACGCCGAAGGGCGATCGCCCCGAGGGGCCGGCCTGGTACGCGACGCCGACCATCGCGTACGCCGTCGAGCTCGGCTACCACGTCGCGCCGATCGAGGCGTACATCCGCTACGAGAACGGCCGCTACCTCGACGGCTGGTACAACCGGCTGCGCGACGCGTACATCGCGACGATGGCCGACCTCGGGGTACCGGCCGACGTGAGCCCGGAGGACTTCCTGAAGGCGATGGACGGCTACCGGCAGCGCGACCCGCAGCTGGCGATCGTCGTGTCCGCGATCAAGGCGACCGTGAAGGGCGGCATCGGCAAGCTGCGCGAGCGCCCGCGTGGCGAGGGCTGGAAGCCCGGCGAGCCCTGGCGCGCTCTCGCCCGCCCGACGTGGCGCCCGGACATCCGCGACGCGGTCATCTCCCGCACCCGCGTCAACATGCACCGCAAGATCGTCAAGCACGCCGCCTTCACCGGGCAGTACCCGGTCGCGATCCTCTCCGACTGCGCCGTGTACGCGGCCGACGGCGAGTCCCCGCTGGACTTCCTTCCCTACCGCGAGGGCAAGCCGCTCCCGGGCGGCTTCAAGCTCGGCGTGAACCCGGGGCTGGTCAAACACGAGGGCACCCAGACCGTGCTGTGGGGCGAAGGCGTACGCGAACAGTTCGACGCCCCCGAGCTCAACCTCGCCCGGTACATCAAGGACGGCACCGTCACCAACGTCGACAGCGGGGAGTAG